A stretch of the Saprospiraceae bacterium genome encodes the following:
- the ribB gene encoding 3,4-dihydroxy-2-butanone-4-phosphate synthase — translation MIKFNTIEEAIQDFKNGKIIIVVDNEDRENEGDFICAAETITPEIVNFMATEGRGLICAPLDEKRADSLNLPLMVRNNTSLHETAFTVSVDLIGYGCSTGISAFDRALTIKALADVKFIDTDFARPGHIFPLRAKSGGVLQRTGHTEAVVDLAKLAGMTPAGALVEILNEDGSMARLPDLIVKAEKLQLKIISINDLVEYRLRSERLVSVEKVMERIIHGQTMKLIQYRQTNSGDVHVALVKGQSDPGKTALVRVQHADVFSELMDLFVDTENSSLSRSFKAISQAEFGVILLLTSKDQFWQPFIKLDPANTQDLHRNEQQQREIGIGAQILNDLGVRKMQIISNTPRKTVALQAYGLEITGYKSF, via the coding sequence ATGATTAAGTTTAATACAATTGAAGAGGCTATCCAGGACTTTAAAAATGGAAAAATAATCATCGTAGTTGATAATGAGGACAGGGAGAATGAAGGTGACTTTATTTGTGCTGCAGAAACCATAACTCCAGAAATTGTAAATTTTATGGCAACTGAAGGGCGTGGATTGATTTGTGCCCCGTTGGATGAAAAGCGAGCTGATTCTTTGAACTTACCCTTGATGGTGCGAAATAATACCTCACTTCATGAAACCGCATTTACTGTTTCTGTTGATTTGATAGGCTACGGATGTTCTACTGGAATTTCTGCATTTGATAGGGCACTGACGATAAAAGCGTTGGCTGATGTGAAGTTTATTGATACAGATTTTGCAAGGCCAGGTCATATTTTTCCTTTACGGGCAAAATCGGGTGGGGTATTGCAGCGTACAGGACATACGGAAGCAGTGGTTGATTTGGCAAAATTAGCCGGGATGACCCCTGCAGGTGCTTTGGTGGAGATCTTAAATGAAGATGGTTCAATGGCTCGTTTACCGGATTTAATTGTGAAGGCTGAGAAATTACAGCTTAAAATTATTTCCATCAATGATTTGGTAGAATATCGATTGCGTAGCGAACGATTAGTAAGTGTTGAAAAAGTTATGGAACGAATCATTCATGGTCAAACGATGAAGCTTATCCAATACAGACAAACTAATTCCGGAGACGTTCATGTGGCTTTGGTTAAAGGGCAGAGTGATCCTGGAAAAACAGCTTTAGTCAGGGTTCAACATGCCGATGTTTTTTCAGAACTCATGGATTTGTTTGTGGATACTGAAAACTCCAGTTTATCAAGAAGTTTCAAAGCAATTTCACAGGCAGAGTTTGGTGTAATCCTGCTTTTAACCAGCAAAGACCAATTCTGGCAACCATTTATTAAATTGGATCCTGCCAACACACAGGATCTACACAGAAATGAACAACAACAACGTGAAATTGGAATTGGAGCCCAAATTCTTAATGATTTAGGTGTTCGGAAGATGCAAATTATCTCAAATACACCCCGAAAAACAGTCGCCCTACAAGCTTACGGTCTGGAAATTACTGGTTATAAATCTTTTTAG
- a CDS encoding glycosyltransferase — MATATKDLPVVSCITSVYNEADIIEKKIHSVLNSEYPMHKIKLFIGSDASDDGSNEIIEALKIKYNSIYFFSFNSRRGKTNVINDLIEEAYKITPQSDNHIILFTDANVILNAETIAILVSEFINPAVAVVDSRIIQKNLRSDGISKAEGQYMSLETKLKFLEGKVLGCMMGAFGGCFAIRSSYLQKIPNHLIVDDFYITMKAMIQNGICLLNPNASCIEGIPNQMHEEFKRKSRISIGNFQNLAIFKDRLYKKPFRLAYAFFSHKFLRWIGPFLFLNMLFSSLGLWLLGSKQFGLINLSLVALIFGIPVLDFVLQYFGINLRPLRAIRYFFYMNLALLNGFIIYVSGKQLVTWQPPKRSNIT; from the coding sequence TTGGCAACAGCAACAAAAGATCTTCCGGTTGTTTCTTGTATAACTTCTGTTTATAATGAAGCGGATATTATTGAAAAGAAAATTCATTCGGTGTTAAATTCCGAATATCCAATGCATAAAATTAAACTATTCATAGGTTCTGATGCATCAGATGATGGGTCAAATGAAATCATTGAGGCGCTTAAAATTAAATATAATAGTATTTATTTTTTCTCTTTTAATTCACGTCGCGGCAAAACAAATGTGATAAATGACTTAATAGAAGAAGCTTATAAGATTACTCCGCAATCAGATAATCATATAATTTTGTTTACAGATGCCAACGTCATTCTAAATGCAGAAACCATTGCTATTTTGGTATCAGAATTTATTAACCCTGCCGTTGCGGTAGTTGATTCACGTATTATCCAAAAAAATTTAAGGAGTGATGGTATTTCTAAGGCGGAAGGTCAATACATGTCATTGGAAACTAAATTAAAATTCCTGGAAGGGAAAGTTCTTGGTTGCATGATGGGTGCATTTGGAGGGTGTTTTGCTATAAGATCAAGTTACCTGCAAAAAATTCCGAATCATTTAATTGTGGATGATTTTTACATTACAATGAAAGCAATGATTCAAAATGGAATTTGTTTGTTAAACCCAAATGCGAGTTGCATTGAAGGCATTCCAAACCAAATGCATGAGGAATTTAAAAGGAAATCGCGGATTTCAATTGGCAATTTTCAAAATCTGGCCATTTTTAAGGACAGACTTTATAAGAAACCTTTTCGCCTTGCTTATGCATTTTTTTCCCATAAGTTTCTTCGCTGGATTGGGCCTTTTCTTTTTCTGAATATGTTATTCTCATCCTTGGGATTATGGCTGCTTGGCTCCAAGCAGTTCGGCCTCATCAACCTGTCATTAGTAGCACTCATTTTTGGGATTCCAGTTTTAGACTTTGTATTGCAGTATTTTGGGATTAATTTAAGACCGCTAAGGGCAATCAGGTATTTTTTTTATATGAACCTTGCACTTTTAAATGGGTTTATTATCTATGTTTCAGGTAAACAATTGGTTACCTGGCAACCACCAAAAAGAAGTAACATAACATGA